In the genome of Treponema sp. J25, one region contains:
- a CDS encoding acyl-CoA dehydratase activase, translated as MRSLGINIGSTSLKMVLSEHQQVLWQESIPHEGDFYAVVRRLCADGHIEPGIPALVTGNEGRFMFNVAGTLEPLCVEAALKALNLKPRAVVSMGGEDLVVYSLDENGKIINNFSGSKCASGTGEFLKQQLARMNMTLQDVNAVPDTAQVLTLSSRCSVFMKSDCTHRLNKREATKEDIVLSLSNVMAMKVLDFLKRAKLSSGQVVLAGGVTLNRHIIRFLKEGAPNIEFVIPDIAPVFEAFGASILAKDMGSPLPAVDKLLKPNTVRFGTLGNLNHWRNKVRFFEKSLGKVQKGRSYILGVDGGSTTTKACLVDMETDEIVASHYGRTHGDPVRAVKECLKVIQDKVVADTGSKEVDIRLVATTGSSREILGVFLETPGVYNEIIAHSVGTTYFDKEVETIFEIGGQDAKYVLLKNGVPIDYAMNEACSAGTGSFLEESAAGDLSIHRAEDIAPIALKADAPLKFGEHCSAFINSDIRKAVQQGASRENITAGIVCSIVANYLNRVVGNRTIGGKIFLQGGVAKNEAVPLAFAMLLDKEILVPPSPELMGCFGVALLAKRKQAEGLLGEVRIDIDEVLQREIGYERVFKCQTCDNYCPIQVLKVNGHTYMFGGRCNKYTNMRKAVKDVPVLDYVSRRNKLLFEEFVPSKESFVAKRNYTVGIPRAFSVHTLYPLYTWFFHELGIRTILSDTVDHEGVARAESAYCFPAEIAHGAVADCLKKGADYVLLPHFRDMPSYETSVHANFCPITQSFPYYITKAFSDVDPQRFLPLVVSFKFGEKKALELFTVMTSRLGISEEETRRAFEKALAKQKEYFEAARKLGLEALEEARRSNRPVIAILGRPYNAFTAEANMGIPRKFTSRGYSVIPFDILPLEEQPNQFPNMYWYYGQQDMRAAQLLKNEENVYVTWITNFSCAPDSFMLHYLKWIMGQKPFLVLELDSHSADAGIDTRVEAFLDIIDGYRSKKLEVEQERYDNGWKFEYGGGEDLRVVNHKTGQKVPVRNNPRVKILLSNMGNVSTEFMAAMLRGVGLNAEALPVADFKTIQIARAHASGKECVPSHLVLGSALKYFASDKYRKDELYLLFVPITTGPCRTGQYFVYYENLFRDLRLENVVVFTLSADNSYTELGPDFAKDMWKGLVVTDYLKDIQTALKATARDPERAVADFEASWKKMMGVIEKDPRLLWKELRRIAEDVKRIPLKRALTECPRVLIVGEIYVRRDDFAVGELIDLMSERGIVVKVSGIAEWIHYLDFVREYALKKLIRLQAPWKRPFCKPQRDLIKLYVEEWWKHHIEKKVLSILEPTGLIPETPHDMHLIMKNTQEHFVNLELNSEIAVSSGVAATAMEHGYSGVVNISPFACLIGRVIEGLFTPWARERNYPTISVEVDGNLLPPSIINKLNIFMVNVLRFKGNDDVSSLVDRAGATGVAVTGHLAGTSTEMSGGAPPLGGGTEENRRVITAVPLVSPSPNPEDVAGGVLREEGLAPLGSSMPNQSRSIHDRGEADPNREEPCTGCGGCSK; from the coding sequence ATGCGTTCATTAGGAATCAACATTGGGTCCACCAGTCTAAAAATGGTGCTCTCGGAACATCAGCAGGTTCTCTGGCAAGAATCGATCCCCCATGAGGGTGATTTTTATGCGGTGGTTCGCCGGCTCTGCGCCGATGGCCATATTGAGCCGGGGATACCGGCCCTGGTCACGGGGAATGAGGGGCGCTTTATGTTCAATGTGGCGGGAACCCTGGAGCCCCTCTGTGTGGAAGCGGCCTTGAAGGCCCTGAACCTTAAACCCCGGGCCGTGGTTAGCATGGGGGGCGAAGACCTGGTGGTGTATTCCTTAGACGAAAACGGGAAGATCATCAATAATTTTTCAGGTAGTAAATGTGCCTCCGGCACGGGGGAATTCTTAAAACAACAGCTTGCCCGGATGAACATGACCCTGCAGGACGTGAACGCCGTTCCCGATACGGCCCAGGTGCTCACCCTTTCTTCTCGGTGTTCCGTATTCATGAAGAGTGACTGTACCCATCGCTTGAATAAGCGGGAAGCTACAAAGGAAGATATCGTCCTTTCACTTTCCAATGTGATGGCCATGAAGGTTCTGGACTTTCTTAAGCGGGCAAAACTTTCCAGTGGCCAGGTGGTCCTTGCGGGGGGCGTTACTTTAAACCGTCATATCATTCGATTCTTAAAAGAGGGGGCCCCAAATATCGAATTTGTTATCCCCGACATCGCCCCCGTGTTCGAAGCTTTTGGAGCTTCTATCCTGGCAAAGGACATGGGCAGTCCCCTGCCGGCGGTGGATAAGCTTCTTAAACCCAACACGGTTCGCTTTGGGACCCTGGGAAACCTGAATCACTGGCGAAATAAGGTTCGTTTCTTTGAGAAATCCCTGGGAAAGGTTCAAAAGGGGCGTTCCTATATCCTCGGTGTCGATGGAGGCTCTACCACCACCAAGGCCTGCCTGGTGGACATGGAAACCGACGAGATTGTGGCAAGCCACTATGGCCGGACCCATGGGGACCCGGTGCGGGCGGTAAAGGAATGCCTTAAGGTTATCCAGGATAAGGTTGTGGCCGATACGGGGAGCAAAGAAGTAGACATTCGCCTTGTGGCCACCACCGGTTCATCCCGGGAAATCCTGGGGGTGTTCCTCGAGACCCCCGGGGTATACAATGAAATCATAGCCCACTCGGTGGGTACCACCTATTTTGATAAAGAAGTGGAAACCATCTTTGAAATTGGCGGTCAGGATGCAAAATACGTGCTACTTAAAAACGGGGTTCCCATCGATTACGCCATGAATGAGGCCTGCTCTGCGGGGACCGGTTCTTTCCTGGAAGAGTCCGCCGCGGGGGACCTTTCCATCCATCGGGCAGAGGATATAGCTCCCATTGCCCTTAAGGCCGATGCTCCCTTAAAATTTGGAGAACACTGTTCTGCCTTCATCAATTCAGATATCCGCAAGGCGGTACAGCAGGGGGCAAGCCGGGAGAATATTACCGCCGGTATCGTCTGTTCCATCGTAGCCAACTACCTGAACCGGGTGGTGGGGAATCGCACCATTGGGGGTAAAATCTTTTTACAGGGTGGGGTCGCCAAAAACGAAGCAGTCCCCCTGGCCTTTGCGATGCTCCTGGATAAGGAGATCCTCGTACCTCCGTCACCAGAACTTATGGGGTGTTTTGGGGTAGCCCTTCTGGCAAAACGAAAGCAGGCAGAAGGCCTCCTGGGGGAGGTTCGCATCGATATTGATGAGGTGCTCCAGCGGGAAATTGGGTACGAACGGGTGTTTAAGTGCCAGACCTGTGACAATTACTGTCCTATCCAGGTGCTGAAAGTTAACGGCCACACCTACATGTTTGGGGGACGCTGTAACAAGTACACCAACATGCGCAAGGCCGTAAAGGATGTGCCCGTCCTTGACTATGTGAGCCGCCGCAACAAGCTCCTGTTCGAAGAGTTTGTCCCCTCAAAGGAAAGCTTTGTGGCAAAACGGAACTACACGGTGGGAATTCCCCGGGCCTTTTCGGTCCACACCCTGTACCCGCTGTATACCTGGTTCTTCCATGAATTGGGAATCCGTACCATCCTCTCCGATACGGTGGACCACGAAGGGGTGGCCCGGGCGGAAAGCGCCTACTGCTTCCCTGCGGAAATTGCCCACGGGGCGGTGGCGGACTGCCTTAAGAAGGGGGCCGACTACGTGTTGCTCCCCCATTTCCGGGATATGCCCAGCTACGAGACCTCGGTCCATGCTAATTTCTGTCCCATTACCCAGAGTTTCCCCTATTACATCACGAAGGCCTTTTCCGATGTGGACCCCCAGCGCTTTTTGCCCCTGGTGGTAAGCTTTAAGTTCGGGGAGAAAAAGGCCCTGGAACTTTTTACGGTGATGACCAGTCGCCTTGGTATTAGCGAAGAAGAAACCCGCCGGGCCTTTGAAAAGGCTCTGGCCAAGCAAAAAGAATATTTTGAAGCGGCCCGAAAATTGGGACTTGAAGCCCTGGAGGAGGCCCGGCGTTCCAACCGGCCCGTCATCGCCATTCTGGGGCGGCCCTACAACGCCTTTACCGCAGAGGCAAACATGGGAATCCCCCGAAAGTTTACCAGCCGGGGCTATTCGGTGATTCCCTTCGATATCCTTCCCCTCGAAGAACAGCCTAACCAGTTCCCCAACATGTACTGGTACTATGGCCAGCAGGATATGCGGGCCGCCCAGCTTCTGAAAAACGAAGAAAACGTCTACGTGACCTGGATCACCAACTTTTCCTGTGCCCCCGATTCATTCATGCTCCACTATTTAAAATGGATCATGGGACAAAAGCCTTTCTTGGTGCTCGAACTCGATTCCCATTCGGCCGATGCGGGAATCGATACCCGGGTGGAGGCCTTCCTTGATATCATCGATGGCTATCGGTCCAAGAAGCTAGAGGTAGAACAGGAACGGTACGATAATGGCTGGAAGTTTGAATACGGTGGTGGCGAGGACCTCCGGGTGGTCAATCATAAGACGGGCCAGAAGGTGCCGGTTCGGAATAATCCCAGGGTAAAGATACTCCTTTCTAACATGGGGAATGTGTCCACCGAATTTATGGCGGCCATGCTCCGGGGCGTGGGCCTGAATGCGGAGGCCCTGCCGGTGGCGGACTTTAAGACCATCCAGATTGCCCGGGCCCACGCGTCGGGGAAAGAATGTGTGCCGAGTCACCTGGTGCTGGGAAGTGCCCTGAAGTACTTTGCCAGCGATAAGTACCGGAAGGATGAACTGTACCTGCTTTTTGTGCCCATTACCACCGGTCCCTGCCGGACGGGCCAGTATTTTGTGTACTACGAGAATCTCTTCAGGGACCTCCGGCTCGAAAATGTGGTGGTCTTTACCCTTTCGGCGGATAATTCCTACACCGAACTGGGACCTGATTTTGCAAAGGACATGTGGAAGGGCCTGGTGGTGACGGATTACCTTAAGGACATTCAGACCGCTTTGAAAGCCACTGCCCGGGATCCCGAAAGGGCGGTGGCCGATTTTGAAGCTTCCTGGAAAAAAATGATGGGGGTCATCGAAAAAGATCCCCGGCTCCTGTGGAAGGAACTGCGACGTATCGCCGAGGACGTGAAGCGCATACCTTTAAAAAGAGCGCTTACCGAATGTCCCCGGGTGCTTATCGTCGGGGAAATTTACGTGCGGCGGGATGACTTCGCGGTGGGCGAACTGATTGACCTGATGAGTGAACGGGGTATTGTGGTAAAAGTCTCAGGCATCGCCGAATGGATCCATTACCTGGATTTTGTGCGTGAATACGCCCTTAAGAAGCTTATTCGGCTTCAGGCTCCCTGGAAGCGACCCTTCTGTAAACCCCAGCGGGATCTTATCAAACTGTATGTTGAAGAGTGGTGGAAACACCATATCGAAAAAAAGGTCCTTTCGATTCTGGAACCTACCGGTCTTATCCCGGAGACCCCCCACGACATGCACCTTATCATGAAGAACACCCAGGAACACTTTGTGAACCTGGAGCTAAACTCGGAAATCGCGGTTTCCAGTGGGGTGGCCGCTACTGCCATGGAACATGGCTATTCGGGGGTGGTAAATATTTCGCCCTTTGCCTGTCTTATTGGGCGGGTTATTGAAGGGCTCTTTACCCCCTGGGCCCGAGAACGGAACTATCCCACGATTTCGGTGGAAGTGGATGGAAACCTCCTGCCCCCCAGCATCATCAATAAGCTTAATATCTTCATGGTAAATGTGCTTCGATTTAAAGGCAATGATGATGTATCGAGCCTGGTCGATCGGGCTGGTGCGACGGGAGTGGCGGTGACAGGACACCTGGCGGGAACGAGCACCGAGATGTCCGGGGGTGCACCCCCCCTCGGTGGCGGAACAGAGGAGAACCGGCGGGTTATTACGGCGGTACCCCTGGTAAGCCCTTCCCCCAACCCTGAGGATGTGGCTGGGGGAGTGCTCCGGGAAGAGGGCCTCGCGCCGCTTGGAAGTTCCATGCCGAACCAAAGTCGGAGCATCCACGACAGGGGGGAAGCCGACCCAAATCGAGAAGAACCCTGTACAGGATGTGGTGGTTGTAGTAAATAA
- a CDS encoding patatin-like phospholipase family protein translates to MAYDRKLPWALVLSGGGAKGLAHVGVLKVLEAMDVPSPSLIVGTSMGAIVGGLYACGYRATELEEIAFRFDIRDYLDSKVFRMEGPLGKLMQTGQIIGRLATKPGIDSGKAIFSYLEKLTEGRGVEETRIPFRCNAVDLVSGREIVFSRGPLALALRASMAFPTFFDPVYMDDMVLVDGGLVNNLAISVARRRGFTHILAVDVGMFTLSQATKLQTGPQILYRCLEVVGHHIYRGDMDRASLTLQPRDDTSPFAFARAAHLIRLGEQTTLAQRELLERFFTPGWLKRLTLQRQVQRVGKMVPAGE, encoded by the coding sequence ATGGCATATGATCGGAAGCTTCCCTGGGCCCTGGTGCTCTCGGGGGGAGGAGCGAAAGGGCTTGCCCATGTGGGGGTCTTAAAGGTTCTTGAAGCTATGGATGTGCCGTCCCCCTCGCTTATTGTGGGAACCTCCATGGGGGCTATTGTAGGGGGGCTCTATGCCTGTGGGTATCGGGCTACAGAACTAGAAGAAATCGCCTTTCGCTTTGATATTCGGGACTATCTTGATAGCAAGGTGTTCCGTATGGAAGGGCCCCTGGGGAAGCTTATGCAAACGGGCCAGATTATTGGCCGGCTTGCCACAAAACCCGGGATCGATTCGGGGAAGGCGATTTTTTCTTATCTTGAAAAACTTACCGAGGGGCGTGGGGTGGAAGAGACCCGTATCCCCTTTCGCTGTAACGCGGTGGATCTGGTATCGGGTCGGGAAATCGTTTTTTCCCGGGGACCCCTTGCTCTGGCGCTGCGGGCATCTATGGCCTTTCCGACCTTCTTTGATCCGGTCTACATGGACGACATGGTGCTGGTAGATGGGGGGCTTGTGAATAACCTGGCTATCTCCGTGGCTCGAAGGCGGGGCTTTACCCATATTCTTGCGGTGGATGTGGGTATGTTTACCCTTTCCCAGGCTACCAAGCTCCAGACCGGTCCCCAGATCCTCTATCGGTGCCTCGAAGTAGTAGGGCATCATATCTATCGGGGAGACATGGATCGGGCAAGCCTTACCCTTCAGCCCCGGGATGATACGAGCCCCTTTGCCTTTGCGCGGGCTGCCCATCTTATTCGGTTAGGAGAGCAAACTACCCTGGCCCAGCGGGAACTTCTCGAGCGCTTCTTTACGCCAGGGTGGCTCAAGCGGCTTACCCTTCAACGTCAGGTGCAACGGGTGGGGAAAATGGTCCCCGCCGGGGAGTGA
- the epsC gene encoding serine O-acetyltransferase EpsC has protein sequence MIERLASPIASIVSSYDTYGLINHTSGNNLPSRESIQQILRDIQGLLFPGFGESELIDPENLHLKTAERVYRLAQALVAEIEKSLSFTCRTGTFSCDGSACREMAETITVEFFSALPEIRRLLSLDVEAAFQGDPAAKSIEEVIVAYPGLRAIATHRVAHFFWNRQVPLIPRIMSEIIHGETGIDIHPGATIGESFFIDHGTGVVIGETTVIGRNVKIYQGVTLGALSVDKSQGNTKRHPTIEDDVTIYAGATILGGETTIGEGCIIGGNVWLTESVPPHRVVYVKTGEHIIKPRKK, from the coding sequence ATGATTGAACGCCTTGCTTCGCCCATAGCCAGCATTGTCTCAAGCTATGATACCTACGGTCTTATTAACCATACCTCTGGAAATAACCTGCCTTCCCGGGAAAGCATCCAGCAGATCCTCCGGGATATCCAGGGCCTTCTGTTTCCCGGCTTTGGAGAGAGTGAACTGATCGATCCGGAGAATCTCCATTTAAAGACGGCCGAACGGGTGTACCGGCTTGCCCAGGCCCTGGTAGCAGAAATAGAAAAGAGCCTTTCTTTTACCTGCAGAACGGGTACTTTCTCCTGCGATGGCAGTGCCTGCCGAGAAATGGCGGAAACTATCACCGTGGAGTTTTTTTCCGCCCTTCCTGAGATTCGGCGACTCCTTTCCCTGGACGTGGAAGCGGCCTTTCAGGGGGATCCGGCTGCGAAGAGCATCGAAGAAGTGATTGTGGCCTATCCGGGGTTACGGGCCATTGCGACCCATCGGGTGGCCCATTTCTTCTGGAATCGCCAGGTTCCCCTGATCCCCCGTATCATGAGCGAGATAATCCATGGCGAAACGGGGATTGATATTCATCCCGGAGCTACCATAGGTGAATCCTTTTTTATTGATCACGGAACGGGGGTGGTAATCGGTGAAACCACGGTTATCGGGAGGAATGTCAAAATATACCAGGGGGTAACCCTGGGGGCCCTTTCGGTGGACAAGTCCCAGGGAAACACCAAGCGCCATCCTACCATAGAGGACGATGTGACTATCTATGCGGGGGCCACCATTCTTGGGGGAGAAACCACTATCGGCGAAGGGTGTATCATCGGTGGTAATGTGTGGCTCACCGAATCGGTCCCTCCCCATCGGGTGGTATACGTAAAAACGGGGGAACACATTATCAAACCCAGAAAAAAGTAA
- a CDS encoding putative ABC transporter permease: MNDLWLSLVQYFLYFCYAAFLGWIVESIFRSFQEKRFVNAGFLTGPFVPIYGFGALSIAALSYGLRNAHPALLWGTIMLAPTIVEYVGAWLLERFFGLTLWDYRDQKFNLQGRICLRFSLYWAILAVGFKLILEPLLLSQIQALHPNLAIYLSGFLSGVLIIDIVHSSKLVFYVKSFVADLQEAVSRGGSFFSLGNLISHSEEARRRLPLEIRRILKPLNAFPSLKRLVLPNLQAFPEWIQEQLKKRLGKK; the protein is encoded by the coding sequence ATGAACGACCTATGGCTAAGCCTGGTCCAGTATTTTCTCTATTTCTGCTATGCCGCATTCCTCGGCTGGATTGTGGAATCCATCTTCCGTTCCTTTCAGGAAAAACGGTTTGTTAATGCGGGATTTCTCACCGGACCCTTTGTTCCTATTTATGGGTTTGGGGCCCTTTCTATTGCGGCTTTAAGTTATGGGTTGCGGAACGCCCACCCGGCTCTCCTGTGGGGGACCATCATGCTTGCTCCTACCATTGTCGAGTATGTGGGAGCCTGGCTTTTAGAGCGCTTTTTTGGGCTTACCCTCTGGGACTACCGGGACCAAAAATTCAACCTCCAGGGGAGAATCTGCCTCCGCTTTTCCCTTTATTGGGCTATTCTGGCGGTGGGCTTCAAATTGATCCTTGAACCCCTGCTCCTTTCTCAGATTCAGGCCCTGCATCCCAACCTGGCCATTTACCTTTCGGGATTCCTGAGCGGAGTACTCATTATCGATATCGTCCACTCGAGCAAGCTGGTATTCTACGTAAAAAGTTTTGTGGCAGACCTTCAGGAAGCGGTTTCCAGGGGGGGCAGCTTTTTCTCTTTGGGGAACCTTATTTCCCATTCTGAAGAGGCCCGCCGGCGGCTTCCTCTGGAAATTCGGCGGATTCTTAAACCCCTCAACGCTTTCCCGAGCCTTAAACGGCTCGTGCTTCCTAATCTCCAGGCCTTCCCTGAGTGGATCCAGGAACAACTTAAGAAACGACTCGGGAAAAAGTAA
- the era gene encoding GTPase Era — translation MTSITQHSTNEIKKKVAFLALVGRPSAGKSTLLNTLCGYKVAIVSPIPQTTRHAVRGILTRQEGQLIFVDTPGLHLSEKKMNVKLIEVAERTLEESDLVLYVIDASREPGPEESFVVQKIQEKIPFCEQKMVVAINKVDAEGAKPERCRSFIQTKFPALPEDRFCSISALRGDGVAELTDRLFALAPEGELLYPEDTYTDQDVPFRIAEIIREQAILRLRQEIPHCIFVEVADVELREEGTQLWIRAFILVERESQKGIVVGKGGRLIKEIRQASQRELQKIFDWKIYLDLRVKTAPDWRRDDKVLKKLLDR, via the coding sequence ATGACATCAATTACGCAGCATAGCACGAACGAAATCAAGAAAAAAGTGGCCTTTTTGGCCCTGGTTGGCCGGCCTTCTGCCGGTAAAAGCACCCTACTCAACACTCTCTGTGGGTATAAGGTAGCTATCGTGAGCCCCATTCCTCAAACTACTCGCCATGCGGTCCGGGGCATCCTGACCCGACAGGAAGGACAGTTGATTTTCGTAGATACCCCGGGGCTCCATCTTTCAGAGAAGAAAATGAATGTCAAATTAATTGAAGTGGCCGAGCGCACCCTGGAAGAGTCAGACCTGGTGTTGTATGTGATTGATGCAAGCCGTGAACCGGGACCGGAAGAATCCTTTGTGGTGCAAAAAATACAGGAAAAGATCCCATTCTGCGAGCAAAAAATGGTGGTGGCCATCAATAAGGTTGATGCGGAGGGGGCAAAGCCCGAACGGTGCCGCTCCTTTATTCAAACGAAATTTCCCGCCCTTCCGGAGGACCGGTTTTGTTCCATTTCTGCTTTGAGGGGGGATGGCGTTGCGGAACTTACGGACCGTCTTTTTGCCCTTGCCCCCGAGGGAGAACTCCTGTATCCCGAGGACACCTACACTGACCAGGATGTGCCCTTTCGTATCGCCGAGATTATCCGGGAACAGGCCATACTGCGGCTCAGGCAGGAAATTCCCCATTGTATTTTTGTAGAGGTGGCCGATGTGGAATTGCGGGAAGAGGGTACCCAGTTGTGGATTCGGGCCTTTATTCTGGTAGAGCGGGAATCGCAGAAGGGTATTGTGGTAGGTAAGGGCGGAAGACTTATAAAGGAAATACGCCAGGCAAGTCAACGGGAACTCCAGAAAATCTTTGATTGGAAGATTTACCTGGATCTCCGGGTAAAAACAGCCCCCGATTGGCGTCGAGACGATAAGGTCTTGAAAAAATTACTGGATCGGTAA
- a CDS encoding TIGR02206 family membrane protein, which yields MHGNKKGGGWKGVFGILMALIVGLDFFAVQKDLLSPAKLKVVVPQEGDRYTKTVPLYGQGWNRDGIRRFFLEIYSLQQKDAVLWKRVTLLPEKTKKPDGSILELSTFRDSIEVPQEGAYRFSFILEDDKNRVLDRTDRIIQVTDSYRPHPFVLFGPIHLASLFIVLLGAGGIPWLVHTISWVRPHQKTIARILAFLMLLNEVIYHVYWQQLGAWSVSTALMFHMCGISIMLLPWLFELPRGRVQQYLFELVYFWGIGGALQALLTPDIGYLGFPSYKFFSFFISHGLIVTLSLYAAVFLPYCIRLSSVGRVLLISNVIVLGIYGLNYLLQSLPPYELGNYFVLSYPPPTGSVIDLFERWFGPSPRYILGLELMGLVVFLLMVLPWRWVKKESPIHQIHK from the coding sequence ATGCACGGAAATAAAAAAGGCGGTGGATGGAAAGGGGTTTTTGGGATTCTCATGGCCCTTATTGTAGGGCTGGACTTTTTTGCGGTGCAAAAAGATTTGCTTTCACCGGCAAAACTGAAAGTGGTGGTGCCGCAGGAAGGGGACCGCTATACAAAGACGGTTCCCCTCTATGGTCAGGGATGGAACCGTGATGGGATTCGTCGCTTCTTTCTTGAAATATATTCTCTCCAACAAAAGGATGCGGTTCTTTGGAAAAGAGTAACCCTCCTTCCAGAAAAAACCAAAAAACCCGATGGCTCCATTCTTGAATTGAGCACCTTCCGGGATTCGATCGAGGTACCCCAGGAGGGGGCTTATCGATTTTCTTTTATCCTAGAGGATGATAAAAATCGAGTATTGGATCGAACGGATCGGATTATCCAGGTGACTGATTCTTATCGGCCCCATCCCTTTGTTCTGTTTGGTCCAATTCATCTCGCGAGCCTTTTCATAGTCCTCCTAGGTGCAGGGGGAATTCCCTGGTTGGTGCATACTATTTCGTGGGTACGCCCCCATCAAAAAACGATTGCCCGGATACTCGCCTTCCTGATGCTCCTTAATGAAGTGATCTATCATGTGTATTGGCAACAATTGGGAGCCTGGTCTGTTTCCACCGCCTTGATGTTTCACATGTGTGGAATTTCCATAATGCTCTTGCCCTGGCTCTTTGAGCTTCCCCGGGGACGGGTGCAACAGTATCTCTTTGAACTGGTATATTTTTGGGGGATTGGTGGGGCCCTGCAGGCATTGTTGACGCCAGATATTGGGTATCTGGGGTTCCCGTCCTATAAGTTTTTTTCTTTTTTTATTTCCCATGGGCTTATTGTTACCCTTTCTCTATATGCGGCGGTCTTTTTACCCTACTGTATTCGACTTTCCTCTGTGGGAAGGGTTTTATTAATCAGCAATGTCATAGTCCTCGGGATTTACGGCCTTAATTACCTCTTGCAATCTTTGCCTCCCTACGAATTGGGGAACTATTTTGTCTTGAGTTATCCCCCGCCTACCGGTTCTGTGATCGATCTTTTTGAGCGCTGGTTTGGTCCCTCTCCTCGCTATATTCTTGGCCTTGAACTCATGGGGCTTGTCGTGTTTCTTCTTATGGTCCTTCCCTGGCGTTGGGTAAAAAAAGAGTCGCCGATACATCAAATTCATAAATAG